TGGCTCTACTGCTAATACAAGTCCGTCTTTTAATAAAGCTTTATCCATTGGATCGAAATAACTTAAAATATGTTGTGGGCTTTCGTGAAGACTTTTTCCAATTCCGTGGCCTGTTAAATTTTCAATTACATTTAAACCATTTTTAATTGCTTCATTATATACTGCTCTTCCAATTTGGTTTTGCTTTGAACCTGCTTTTGTTTTTTTCATTGCAGCCCAAAATGCATCTTCTGCAACTTTACAAAGCTTTTCTTTTAGTAAGTCACCTTTCCCAACTACGAAAGAGATTCCAGTGTCTGCATAGTATCCATCTAATGCTGCTGACACATCGACATTAACTAAATCGCCATCTTGAAGTACTCGGTCTCCTGGAATACCGTGAGCTACTTCTTCATTAACACTAATACATGTTGTGCCAGGGAAATCATACTCTTTTTGCGGTGCTGAAGTTGCACCATGCTCTTCTAAAACTTTTCTACCGATTTCATCT
This genomic interval from Gottfriedia acidiceleris contains the following:
- the map gene encoding type I methionyl aminopeptidase — protein: MIINNEQELEALKKIGRIVALAREEMKARAVVGMTTKELDEIGRKVLEEHGATSAPQKEYDFPGTTCISVNEEVAHGIPGDRVLQDGDLVNVDVSAALDGYYADTGISFVVGKGDLLKEKLCKVAEDAFWAAMKKTKAGSKQNQIGRAVYNEAIKNGLNVIENLTGHGIGKSLHESPQHILSYFDPMDKALLKDGLVLAVEPFISANADHIIESGDGWTFVTPDKSLVAQCEHTIVVTKGEPIILTQI